The proteins below are encoded in one region of Rhododendron vialii isolate Sample 1 chromosome 7a, ASM3025357v1:
- the LOC131334547 gene encoding uncharacterized protein LOC131334547 — MGVEYQPNHHHHNGGGEEGKEGHFDSAPPLILGLQPSALVDHVAKVDWSLLSQIPGESGGSFPVEIEELEHILGEVKTHFLSSPNDSTSSKTIAGGSVANTIRGLTSGFGLSCGIIGACGDDEQGKLFVRNMSFYGVNLSRLRRNKGSTAQCVCLVDELGNRTMRPCLSNAAKIQADELMRADFAGSKWLVMRYAISNLEIMHAAIRIAKQEGLLISLDLASFEMVRKFKLPLLQLLESGNIDLCFANEDEATELLRGEEGANPEAALEFLAKHCQWAVVTLGPNGCIVKHGKETVRVPAIGESKAIDATGAGDLFASGFLYGLEKGLSLEECCKVGSCSGGSVIRALGGEVTPENWQWMYKQMQTKGLTIPSSGK; from the exons ATGGGTGTAGAATACCAgcccaaccaccaccaccacaacggcggtggagaagaaggaaaagaagggcACTTTGACTCAGCTCCTCCTCTGATACTTGGCCTTCAACCCTCTGCCCTAGTCGACCACGTGGCCAAGGTCGATTGGTCCCTTCTCTCCCAAATTCCCGGCGAGTCTGGTGGTTCCTTCCCC GTTGAAATTGAAGAGCTTGAGCATATATTGGGTGAAGTGAAAACCCATTTTCTCTCTTCCCCTAATGATTCAACTTCTTCGAAGACAATAGCAGGGGGCAGTGTTGCTAATACTATTAGAGGCCTGACTTCTGGCTTTGGGCTATCATGTGGTATAATTGGGGCCTGTGGGGATGATGAGCAAGGAAAATTGTTTGTTCGCAACATGAGCTTTTATGGAGTGAACCTCTCCAGATTGAGGAGGAATAAAGGATCTACTGCTCAG TGTGTTTGCCTTGTTGATGAGTTGGGTAATCGTACGATGCGACCCTGTCTCTCAAATGCTGCTAAGATTCAG GCCGATGAACTAATGAGAGCAGATTTTGCAGGTTCCAAG TGGTTGGTAATGAGATATGCCATATCCAATTTGGAAATCATGCATGCAGCTATTCGGATTGCCAAACAGGAGGGCCTTCTAATCTCCCTTGATTTGGCCAGTTTTGAG ATGGTTCGGAAGTTCAAATTGCCTCTCCTACAGCTTCTGGAGTCAGGGAATATAGACCTTTGCTTTGCCAACGAGGATGAAGCAACAGAGCTGCTAAG GGGTGAAGAAGGTGCCAATCCTGAGGCGGCTCTTGAATTTTTGGCAAAACACTGCCAGTGGGCTGTTGTGACATTAGGCCCTAATGGATGCATTGTGAAACACGGAAAAGAG ACTGTTCGTGTTCCAGCCATTGGGGAATCTAAGGCAATTGATGCCACTGGAGCAGGGGACCTATTTGCAAGTGGgtttttgtatggattggaaAAGGGGCTGTCGCTTGAAGAATGCTGCAAGGTGGGCTCGTGTAGTGGCGGCTCTGTTATTCGGGCTCTTGGGGGTGAGGTCACACCAGAGAACTGGCAATGGATGTATAAGCAAATGCAGACCAAGGGCCTAACTATCCCCAGCAGTGGCAAATGA
- the LOC131334548 gene encoding proteasome subunit alpha type-1-A-like has translation MFRNQYATDVTTWSPQGRLFQGEYAMEAVKQGSAAIGLRSKAHVVLASVNEAQSELSSHQRKIFKVDDHIAIAIARLTADGRLLSCYMRSECINYSYTYESPLPVGRLVVQLADKAEVCTQRSWKRPYGVGLLVAGLDECGAHLYYNCPSGNYFEYQAFAIGSRSQAAKTYLERRFESFASSSREDLLKDVLFALRETLQGEKLNSSTCTVAVVGGGEAFHILDNESVQSLIDAFEIVREEFPPAEEEGAAAEPAADDQCATAEGGAAPMDI, from the exons atgttCAGGAACCAGTACGCCACCGACGTAACAACATGGAGCCCACAGGGCCGTCTCTTCCAAGGCGAGTACGCAATGGAGGCCGTAAAGCAGGGCTCGGCGGCAATTGGGCTCCGATCCAAGGCCCACGTGGTGTTGGCCTCGGTTAACGAGGCCCAGTCCGAGCTCTCCTCCCACCAGAGAAAGATTTTCAAGGTCGACGACCACATCGCCATCGCCATCGCCAGACTCACCGCAGACGGCCGCTTACTGTCATGTTATATGCGGTCTGAATGCATTAATTACAGCTATACGTATGAGTCCCCGTTGCCTGTGGGTCGACTCGTTGTTCAGCTCGCTGATAAGGCCGAG GTTTGCACCCAGCGCTCATGGAAACGACCTTACGGTGTTGGTTTGCTGGTAGCTGGCTTGGATGAATGCGGGGCTCACCTCTACTACAACTGCCCAAGTGGAAACTACTTCGAATATCAAGCTTTTGCCATTGGGTCCCGCTCACAAGCCGCAAAGACGTACTTGGAACGCAGGTTTGAGAGCTTCGCGAGCTCTTCGCGAGAAGATTTGCTCAAGGATGTGCTTTTCGCTTTAAGGGAAACTTTACAAGGAGAAAAGCTCAATAGCTCAACGTGCACGGTTGCTGTGGTAGGAGGAGGAGAGGCATTTCATATATTGGATAATGAAAGTGTGCAATCGTTGATTGATGCATTTGAAATTGTGCGAGAAGAATTTCCACCTGCTGAAGAAGAAGGTGCTGCCGCTGAACCTGCTGCCGATGACCAATGTGCCACTGCCGAGGGGGGTGCGGCTCCAATGGATATTTGA